From a region of the Dictyostelium discoideum AX4 chromosome 2 chromosome, whole genome shotgun sequence genome:
- a CDS encoding DUF726 family protein has product MINSIKKLSNRLSKNNTPNNTFTGSIDESNTKSLETTTTTTTTTELVNKKTTNAGLNSSGVRDINRSYVGFLVVSLLFSCISEKDIKLKEVNSFLKSTFDYYHLSNYQINQLYETHPQSNYLYQRQQQKLLKEQQLLKLKNKNSTNKITDDLQLSSTTTSSSSSSYKQKQEPQQKSFNKSILNLTYDFELYNKQFITQLSNFSKESESILKDIQTYCETFNKDLKLFIDKLEKGEGDESSSSLNNNNNNNNNNNNNNNNNNNNNNNNNNNNNNNNNNNNDNNNNENDFKLDKYIEEKGNNYQDIISTFLQKLVYLFPKDDPVAMGEAIESLILIQIYGQIFPINKSKDKQLKSIIQYVKQLPINDYSDIDPTKLSSVNWEAAIADLSLINLYEAPRDKIVCILRSCRHISKGLNKFGTFGADEFIGYLIYLTVQTNPSYLYSNLKFIELFRASDFMVSEEGYYFISLKMASDYLESNFKDKYFKSSFYQEEQEQQKLQFSSSILNKSIGIENNENFINNVIVGENNNDDGENFSQIPIIESNQTSNNQPIESPIMKVSQEVLNNPLMDFINSKDGGGGGDDDDNDDNLYEVDDSDELLIQDIVDHADEILRIITSFALANGYDAFVRSTLKRFALKLSPSTLGLKLLLLENNYGQIQNEKQIQNEKDNKHNNGDGDDKNKEEIENNNNNNNNNNNNNNNNNNNNNNDKKNDQSIKSNILNVFERTRSNHRILKVTLATIAGGGILALTGGLVAPLIGAVALHSAIGVSLLSAIATTGVSGTAITSILFGAAGASISAGRMTKLTSGLKEFSYSKVPGSVGLNVVIGALGWVQEKDGKEDFTRWESNLFSGVLCLGEVYSLKWETKLLHSLYKSLNDYKSKVEDNSTFSRFTTKMMHDAILPSASLLEASSIISTKWGKVKDRSIKAGKLLADEIIQCKSFGKRPITLVGISTGARVMYYCLLELIEKKAYGHIENVLFIGAPIPNDPNKFRKIRKIVSGRIVNCYSPSDILLQYVYESNKNITEDGNSFQCCGCSPINNQSNIKNNLIFPFIFNNNNNNNNNNNNNNNNNNNNNNNNNNNNISINDEKNSNNNNIPTPKIQSFANFNKRNIKGQELKELYDNKTKFYLELIEDVDVSSAITSHLDYQKDHVQKMILSHVNIESVEMCQPILMVSPNTILQLEESMKQQQQQQQQQQQQQQQKNDNDDDDFDDNDDNGHDDYDEPDPKEKDNISPKSNTDSINSPIRMAVVEDEKEFTIDDVPLSKMKF; this is encoded by the exons atgataaattcgataaaaaaattatcaaataggCTCTCAAAGAATAATACACCAAATAACACATTCACAGGCAGTATTGATGAGTCTAACACTAAATCATtagaaacaacaacaacaacaacaacgacaacagaattagtaaataaaaagaCAACAAATGCAGGATTAAATAGTTCAGGAGTTAGAGATATTAATAGGAGTTATGTTGGTTTTTTAGTtgtatctttattattttcatgtATATCAGAgaaagatattaaattaaaagaagttaattcatttttaaaatcaacatttgattattatcatctatcaaattatcaaattaatcAACTATATGAAACTCATCCtcaatcaaattatttatatcaaagacaacaacaaaaattattaaaagaacaacaattattaaaattaaaaaataaaaactctacaaataaaataacagatgatttacaattatcatcaacaacaacatcatcatcatcatcatcatataaacaaaaacaagaaccacaacaaaaaagttttaataaatcaattttaaatttaacatatgattttgaattatataataaacaatttataacacaattatcaaatttttcaaaagagAGTGAATCtatattaaaagatattcaaACATATTGTGaaacatttaataaagatttaaaattatttatagataaattagaaaaaggAGAAGGAGATGaatcttcctcttctttaaataataataataataataataataataataataataataataataataataataataataataataataataataataataataataataataataataataataatgataataataataatgaaaatgattttaaattagatAAATATATTGAAGAAAAAGGTAATAATTATCAAGATATTATATCAacatttttacaaaaattagTATACCTTTTTCCAAAAGATGATCCAGTTGCAATGGGTGAAgcaattgaatcattaatattaattcaaatttatggCCAAATTTtcccaattaataaatcaaaagataaacaattaaagagTATAATTCAATATGTTAAACAATTACCAATCAATGATTATTCAGATATTGATCCAACTAAATTATCATCTGTTAATTGGGAAGCTGCAATCGCTGATTTATCACTCATTAATCTTTATGAAGCACCTCGTGATAAAATCGTTTGTATCCTTAGATCATGTAGACATATTTCAAAaggtttaaataaatttggtaCTTTTGGTGCTGATGAATTCATtggttatttaatttatttaactgTTCAAACTAATCCATCTTatttatattcaaatttaaa atttattgaattatttagaGCTAGTGATTTTATGGTATCAGAAGAaggttattattttatatcattaaaaatGGCATCAGATTATTtagaatcaaattttaaagataaatattttaaatcatcattttatcaagaagaacaagaacaacaaaaattacaattctcatcatcaattttaaataaaagtattggtattgaaaataatgaaaattttataaataatgttattgttggtgaaaataataatgatgatggtgaaaaTTTTTCACAAATACCAATTATTGAATCAAATCAAACTAGTAATAATCAACCAATTGAATCACCAATTATGAAAGTATCACAagaagttttaaataatccattaatggattttataaatagtaaagatggtggtggtggtggtgatgatgacgacaatgatgataatttatatGAAGTTGATGATAGTGATGAATTGTTAATTCAAGATATTGTTGATCATGCAGATGAAATTCTAAGAATTATAACATCATTTGCATTAGCTAATGGTTATGATGCATTTGTTAGATCAACTTTAAAAAGATTTGCTTTAAAATTGTCACCATCAACTTTaggtttaaaattattattacttgaaaataattatggtcaaattcaaaatgaaaaacaaattcaaaatgaaaaagataataaacataataatggagatggtgatgataaaaataaagaagaaattgaaaataataataataataataataataataataataataataataataataataataataataataatgataaaaagaatgatcaatcaattaaaagtaatattttaaatgtatTTGAAAGAACTAGATCAAATCAtagaattttaaaggtaacaTTAGCAACAATAGCAGGTGGTGGTATATTAGCATTGACAGGTGGACTTGTTGCACCATTGATTGGTGCAGTTGCATTACATAGTGCAATTGGTGTGAGTTTATTATCAGCGATTGCAACCACTGGTGTTAGTGGTACTGCAATaacttcaattttatttggtgCTGCCGGTGCAAGTATTTCAGCTGGTAGAATGACAAAATTAACATCGGGTTTAAAAGAATTCTCCTATTCAAAGGTACCAGGTTCAGTTGGTTTGAATGTAGTTATTGGTGCATTGGGTTGGGTTCAAGAAAAAGATGGAAAAGAGGATTTCACAAGATGggaatcaaatttattctCTGGTGTATTATGTTTAGGTGAAGTTTATAGCTTAAAATGGGAGACTAAACTATTACATTCATTgtataaatctttaaatgaCTACAAATCAAAGGTTGAAGATAACTCAACATTCTCAAGATTCACCACTAAAATGATGCATGATGCTATCTTACCAAGTGCAAGTCTATTGGAGGCATCCTCAATCATTAGTACTAAATGGGGTAAAGTTAAAGATAGATCAATCAAAGCTGGTAAACTATTGGCTGATGAAATCATTCAATGTAAATCGTTTGGTAAACGTCCAATTACATTGGTTGGTATCTCAACTGGTGCTAGAGTAATGTACTATTGTCTTTTGGAACTCATTGAAAAGAAAGCCTATGGAcatattgaaaatgttttattCATTGGTGCTCCAATTCCAAATGATCCAAATAAGTttagaaaaattagaaaaatagTTTCAGGTCGTATTGTAAATTGTTATTCACCCTCTGATATTCTACTTCAATATGTTtatgaatcaaataaaaatataactGAAGATGGTAACTCTTTTCAATGTTGTGGTTgttcaccaattaataatcaatcaaatattaaaaataatttaatatttccatttatttttaataataataataataataataataataataataataataataataataataataataataataataataataataataataatatatcaattaatgatgaaaaaaatagtaataataataatattccaaCACCaaaaattcaatcatttgcaaattttaataaaaggaATATAAAAGgtcaagaattaaaagaattgtatgataata aaactaaattttatttagaattaattgaGGATGTTGATGTTAGTAGTGCAATAACATCACATTTGGATTATCAAAAAGATCATGTACAAAAAATGATTCTTTCTCATGTAAATATCGAAAGTGTGGAAATGTGCCAACCAATATTAATGGTATCACCAAATACAATTTTACAATTAGAAGAATCAATgaaacaacagcaacagcaacagcaacaacagcaacaacagcaacaacaaaaaaatgataatgatgatgacgatttTGATGACAACGATGATAATGGTcatgatgattatgatgaaCCTGAcccaaaagaaaaagataatatatCTCCAAAAAGTAATACTGATTCTATAAATTCTCCAATTAGAATGGCTGTTGTTGAAGACgaaaaagaatttacaatTGATGATGTCCCTCTgtcaaaaatgaaattttaa